One window of Alkaliphilus metalliredigens QYMF genomic DNA carries:
- a CDS encoding ISNCY family transposase, producing MLTHKQLSLAEIHSDCANYFGNDKHHFLSLLKENLNLNEIIPLSFHRNYYASTGRPRKHHLTSMVWALLLQRIFSIPNDTLLLTFLQFSKELRDFCGFTNVPDASRFTRFKQDFLLDLQSFFEHLVDVTEPICQAIDPHKASMTVFDTSGIEAFVTENNPKYANKIIKQLKAFKKSHNLGDSYDPYKVAYGSMPSHAAANPEIKQLYINGHFCYVYKFGMITNGLGIIRDITFYDQDFMNAHPNIVVDKKSDSPDEDKSLGDAKALLPVLSDFFNKHPLIQPNIFIGDAAFDTISIYKGIFSDLKFNKAYIPLNPRSSLSSSEYTLTEDGIPCCPHDPKLPMKPEGNTSHLRCGIPTFKFVCPKMSWTKCEDGKYRRRHNCDNPCTSSPCGRMIYVYPEKDLRAYPGAIRGTDDWDKTYKARGVVEQTINHFKDSFCIANRRTQNAKTLHADLIIAGITQLVTVILADKIHQHKYIRSLKPLIA from the coding sequence ATTTTAACACATAAACAGCTTTCTTTGGCTGAAATTCATTCCGATTGTGCCAATTATTTTGGAAATGATAAGCATCACTTTCTTTCTCTTTTAAAAGAAAACCTTAATCTTAATGAGATAATACCTCTTTCTTTTCATCGTAATTACTATGCATCCACTGGCAGACCTAGAAAACATCATCTTACATCAATGGTTTGGGCTTTGCTTCTGCAGCGGATTTTCTCCATTCCAAACGATACATTGTTGCTTACTTTTCTTCAGTTTTCTAAGGAACTTAGAGATTTTTGTGGTTTCACCAATGTTCCTGATGCTTCTAGATTTACTAGATTCAAACAAGATTTTTTGCTAGACTTACAATCATTCTTTGAGCATCTTGTGGATGTCACTGAACCTATTTGCCAGGCTATTGATCCTCATAAGGCCTCTATGACTGTCTTTGATACTTCTGGCATTGAAGCTTTTGTTACTGAGAACAATCCTAAATATGCTAATAAAATTATTAAACAACTTAAAGCTTTTAAAAAGAGCCATAACCTTGGTGATTCCTATGATCCATATAAAGTAGCCTATGGTTCCATGCCTTCTCATGCAGCTGCTAATCCAGAGATCAAGCAACTTTACATCAATGGTCATTTTTGTTATGTCTATAAATTTGGGATGATCACCAATGGTCTTGGTATTATTCGTGATATTACTTTTTATGACCAAGATTTTATGAATGCTCATCCTAACATCGTTGTTGACAAAAAGTCGGATTCTCCTGATGAGGATAAGTCCCTTGGTGATGCAAAAGCTCTTTTACCAGTGTTATCTGACTTTTTTAATAAACATCCACTCATTCAACCTAATATCTTTATCGGAGATGCTGCTTTTGATACCATTTCTATCTACAAAGGAATTTTTTCGGATTTAAAGTTCAATAAAGCTTATATTCCCTTAAATCCTCGTTCTTCCCTTAGCAGCTCTGAATACACTCTTACTGAAGATGGGATTCCCTGTTGTCCTCATGATCCAAAACTGCCTATGAAGCCTGAAGGCAATACTTCTCATCTTCGCTGTGGTATTCCTACTTTCAAGTTTGTCTGTCCGAAAATGTCTTGGACTAAATGTGAAGACGGCAAGTACCGACGCCGGCATAATTGCGATAATCCCTGTACTTCATCACCTTGTGGTAGAATGATTTATGTGTATCCTGAAAAAGACTTACGGGCATATCCAGGCGCCATTCGTGGTACCGATGATTGGGATAAAACCTATAAAGCCCGAGGTGTCGTTGAGCAAACCATTAACCATTTCAAAGATAGCTTTTGTATTGCTAATCGAAGAACACAGAATGCTAAAACATTGCATGCCGACCTGATTATTGCTGGTATAACGCAGCTTGTTACAGTTATCCTTGCTGACAAAATACATCAACACAAATATATCAGAAGTTTAAAACCACTTATTGCATAG
- the mutL gene encoding DNA mismatch repair endonuclease MutL — MPQIKLLDNLTINKIAAGEVVEGPYSIVKELIENAIDAGGTAITLEIKEGGKKYIRVTDNGIGISSDDVNRAFMRHSTSKISSLQDLSTTFSLGFRGEALASISAVSQVEMITKPKDQSYGILTEIEGGEITNQKKVGCPTGTTMIIKNVFFNTPPRYKFMKSTQAETARISEMISRLALSSPHIAFKYINNQTTIFTTPGDGTLSSVILSVFEKNFFQNLIPLSVNKPALELDGFISQVDFVRGNRSFQIFYVNGRYIKSKLISQAIEEAYKGKIPINKYPICVLNIKIDPEDADINVHPSKTEIKFHKEKEIYHYIYNYVTQVLSESSTISEIMMIPSTKNQHQQHHHLKEINLSQENIQSKESIGVKQQDKVMVADEQEKVKEYNSQYVMDSRPKVQPPPMVNTLKTEDTQLNVASIISNELPVESRGIRTNPQLQKNFIKTYLQNYKVVGQLFNTYIVIEKDQSVYLIDQHAAHEKLLYIQFHEELKKETVASQQLLTPVVLEFSHEDYITLIENISEFIPLGFELEAFGQNSIIIRAVPLLLDKPKDYNFIFELIDQVKNEKHVKPDYIREKIIQRSCKEAIKAMDILDIQEIQQLIRDLEKLEPPLTCPHGRPILLTLTKNQIEKLFKRIQ, encoded by the coding sequence ATGCCTCAGATTAAACTGCTAGATAATTTAACTATTAATAAAATTGCTGCTGGAGAGGTGGTTGAAGGTCCTTATTCGATTGTTAAGGAACTAATTGAAAATGCAATAGATGCTGGGGGAACTGCCATTACTCTCGAAATAAAAGAGGGTGGTAAGAAGTACATTCGGGTAACCGATAACGGTATCGGCATCTCCAGTGATGATGTGAACCGAGCATTTATGCGCCATAGTACTTCCAAAATTTCCTCATTGCAGGATTTAAGTACAACCTTTTCTTTGGGGTTTCGGGGAGAAGCCTTAGCAAGTATTTCTGCTGTATCTCAAGTAGAAATGATCACAAAGCCTAAGGATCAAAGCTATGGAATTTTAACTGAGATTGAAGGTGGCGAGATTACTAATCAGAAAAAAGTTGGATGTCCAACGGGAACAACAATGATTATCAAAAATGTTTTTTTCAACACGCCTCCACGTTATAAGTTTATGAAAAGTACACAGGCTGAAACTGCTCGCATTAGTGAAATGATTTCTCGCTTAGCCTTAAGCAGCCCACATATTGCTTTTAAATACATAAATAACCAGACAACGATCTTCACAACTCCAGGGGATGGGACGCTATCTAGTGTTATTTTATCGGTATTCGAAAAAAACTTTTTTCAAAATCTCATCCCCTTATCTGTTAACAAACCAGCTCTTGAGTTGGATGGCTTCATTAGTCAAGTAGATTTTGTGCGTGGGAATAGAAGCTTTCAAATATTCTATGTTAATGGAAGGTATATTAAAAGTAAACTGATCAGTCAAGCAATAGAAGAGGCCTATAAAGGAAAAATACCAATCAATAAGTACCCGATTTGTGTTTTAAATATCAAAATTGATCCTGAGGATGCAGATATCAATGTCCACCCTTCAAAAACCGAGATCAAATTTCACAAAGAGAAGGAAATATATCATTATATTTACAATTACGTTACTCAGGTGCTCTCTGAAAGTAGTACCATTTCAGAAATAATGATGATTCCCTCCACAAAAAATCAACATCAGCAGCACCATCATTTAAAAGAGATTAATTTGTCTCAAGAAAATATTCAGTCTAAAGAATCCATTGGGGTTAAACAGCAGGATAAGGTCATGGTAGCCGATGAGCAGGAAAAAGTAAAAGAATACAATTCTCAATATGTGATGGATAGTCGACCCAAGGTGCAGCCTCCACCCATGGTCAATACTTTGAAAACTGAGGATACCCAGTTAAATGTTGCATCTATTATATCTAATGAACTGCCTGTAGAATCAAGAGGGATAAGGACAAACCCTCAACTACAGAAGAACTTTATCAAAACGTACTTACAGAATTATAAAGTGGTGGGACAACTTTTCAATACCTATATTGTCATTGAAAAGGATCAGTCCGTGTATCTAATAGATCAACATGCTGCCCATGAAAAGCTATTGTATATCCAATTTCATGAAGAACTCAAAAAAGAAACGGTTGCTTCTCAACAGCTTTTAACACCAGTTGTATTAGAATTTTCTCATGAGGATTATATAACACTCATAGAAAACATTTCTGAGTTTATTCCACTGGGTTTTGAATTAGAAGCCTTTGGACAAAATAGTATCATTATAAGAGCTGTTCCTCTGTTGTTGGACAAACCCAAGGATTACAATTTTATTTTTGAACTCATTGATCAAGTGAAGAACGAAAAGCACGTCAAACCTGACTATATTAGAGAAAAAATCATTCAAAGATCCTGTAAAGAGGCGATTAAAGCAATGGATATTTTAGATATTCAAGAAATACAGCAATTAATTAGGGACTTAGAGAAGTTAGAACCACCTTTAACTTGTCCCCATGGTCGACCTATTTTATTAACACTAACAAAAAATCAGATTGAAAAATTATTTAAACGGATACAATAG
- the mutS gene encoding DNA mismatch repair protein MutS produces the protein MANLTPMMQQYFDIKKQYPDSLLFFRMGDFYELFFQDAETASRELEITLTGRSCGLEERAPMCGVPHHAATGYIDRLVSNGYKVAICEQIEDVSQAKGIVKRDVVRVITPGTLIDTQLLDDKKNNYLMSVFGSRTGFGLAYVDISTGDLFATEIKENIHPQMLIDEMGRVLPQELLYFIETDKEDPTIISMIKKRFDFYTNGYEEWSYEDTFALNQIKDHFNVVSLEGLGFHPSHLGINAAGALFHYLKTTQKRALEHINHINVYSIHEKMTLDINTRKNLELTETIRSKSKKGSLLGVLDKTSTAMGGRMLRKWIEAPLIDPVIINKRLEAVQLLKEQIELRQELKESLKKIYDLERLAGKISYGSVTPRDLIALKNSLSYLPSIINGLEKIQGETFQSLVQSIDPLDEVHSLVELSILEDAPLSSKDGGIIQEGYHKEVDELKNASTEGRQWIAQLEQKERVNSGIKSLKIKYNKIFGYYIEITKSNLSMVPTEYIRKQTLANCERYVTPELKEIESKILGAEEKVILLEYHLFIEVREKIAHEITRIQQTARAIAELDVLYSFAEIAAENNFIKPHINTSNEIKIVEGRHPVVELTFNKESFVPNDTYMDNRDCSMSIITGPNMAGKSTYMRQVALIVLMAQIGSFVPASEASIGIVDRIFTRIGASDDLAQGHSTFMVEMSEMANILNNATANSLVILDEIGRGTSTFDGLSIAWAVIEYMQQYKKSKTLFSTHYHELTELEGKIQGVKNYNILVEEDGEEIVFLRKVVSGSTSKSYGIQVAKLAGLPLNTLIRAQEILSDLEKKNNEIKIPAEEEIALSRESEGNSRDTNGIQLDLTSFSYNEIIEDIRSLNLLETTPMTAMNLLYQLQKRISSL, from the coding sequence TTGGCTAATTTGACACCAATGATGCAACAATATTTTGATATCAAAAAACAGTATCCAGATTCACTTTTATTTTTTCGAATGGGAGACTTTTATGAATTGTTCTTTCAAGATGCCGAAACTGCCTCTAGAGAGTTAGAGATCACCCTAACAGGGCGTTCCTGTGGTCTTGAGGAGCGTGCGCCTATGTGTGGTGTCCCTCATCACGCAGCTACAGGATACATAGATCGACTTGTAAGCAATGGTTACAAGGTAGCAATTTGTGAACAGATAGAAGATGTCTCCCAAGCAAAGGGGATCGTTAAACGAGATGTCGTCAGAGTCATTACACCTGGAACTTTGATTGATACCCAATTATTAGATGATAAAAAGAATAACTATTTAATGTCTGTCTTTGGTTCTCGTACTGGATTTGGACTGGCTTATGTGGATATCTCCACTGGCGATCTTTTTGCAACAGAAATTAAAGAAAACATTCATCCTCAAATGCTGATTGACGAAATGGGTAGAGTCTTACCCCAAGAGTTGCTGTACTTTATTGAAACAGATAAAGAAGATCCAACCATTATAAGTATGATTAAAAAAAGATTTGATTTTTATACCAATGGCTATGAGGAATGGAGCTATGAAGACACCTTTGCCTTAAACCAAATTAAAGATCACTTCAATGTCGTTAGTCTGGAAGGTTTAGGTTTCCACCCTTCACATTTAGGAATTAATGCTGCAGGAGCCTTATTTCATTATTTAAAAACAACACAAAAACGAGCACTAGAACATATTAATCACATTAACGTTTATAGTATCCATGAAAAGATGACATTAGACATTAACACGAGAAAGAACTTGGAGTTGACTGAAACAATACGATCAAAGAGTAAAAAAGGTTCTTTATTAGGTGTTCTGGATAAAACATCAACGGCTATGGGGGGGAGAATGCTGAGAAAATGGATTGAGGCGCCCCTTATTGATCCTGTCATCATTAATAAGAGACTAGAGGCTGTCCAGCTTTTAAAGGAGCAAATAGAGTTGCGTCAAGAACTTAAGGAGTCCTTAAAAAAAATATATGATCTAGAACGTCTAGCAGGAAAAATTTCATATGGCTCAGTGACGCCCCGTGACTTAATTGCCTTAAAAAATTCCCTCTCATATTTACCTTCCATTATCAATGGGTTGGAAAAAATTCAAGGTGAAACATTTCAAAGCTTAGTACAGAGCATTGATCCTTTAGACGAAGTTCATTCTCTTGTGGAACTGTCCATTCTTGAGGATGCACCTCTTTCTTCTAAGGACGGTGGAATCATCCAAGAGGGCTACCACAAAGAGGTAGATGAGCTTAAAAATGCGTCCACAGAGGGACGACAATGGATTGCTCAACTAGAACAAAAGGAAAGAGTGAACAGTGGCATTAAATCTTTAAAAATTAAATACAACAAGATTTTTGGATATTACATAGAAATCACTAAATCAAATCTATCTATGGTTCCCACCGAGTATATCCGAAAACAAACATTAGCCAATTGTGAACGCTATGTGACACCAGAACTAAAGGAAATTGAGTCAAAGATATTAGGTGCTGAGGAAAAGGTCATCCTACTGGAGTATCACTTATTTATAGAAGTTAGGGAAAAAATTGCCCACGAAATAACAAGAATACAGCAAACTGCTAGAGCCATCGCTGAGTTAGATGTACTCTACTCCTTTGCTGAAATTGCTGCTGAAAACAATTTTATTAAGCCACATATAAACACTTCAAATGAAATTAAGATTGTGGAAGGCAGACATCCAGTTGTGGAATTAACCTTCAACAAAGAGTCCTTTGTCCCAAATGATACTTATATGGATAATCGGGATTGTTCTATGTCTATCATTACAGGTCCTAATATGGCAGGAAAGTCAACCTATATGCGGCAAGTCGCATTGATTGTATTAATGGCTCAAATAGGCTCATTTGTGCCTGCATCTGAAGCATCTATTGGAATTGTTGATCGGATTTTCACAAGAATTGGCGCTAGCGATGACCTTGCCCAGGGCCATAGTACCTTCATGGTTGAAATGAGTGAAATGGCTAATATTTTAAATAACGCCACTGCCAACAGTTTAGTGATCCTAGATGAAATCGGAAGAGGTACAAGTACCTTTGATGGATTAAGCATCGCCTGGGCTGTTATTGAGTATATGCAGCAATATAAAAAAAGTAAGACACTTTTTTCAACCCACTATCATGAACTAACAGAGCTGGAAGGGAAAATCCAGGGTGTTAAAAATTATAATATATTAGTAGAAGAGGATGGAGAGGAAATTGTGTTTCTTCGAAAAGTAGTATCGGGTAGTACCAGTAAAAGCTATGGCATACAAGTAGCTAAGCTAGCAGGCCTACCACTAAACACCCTTATAAGAGCTCAAGAAATATTAAGTGATCTAGAGAAAAAGAATAATGAAATAAAAATTCCTGCTGAAGAAGAAATTGCGTTATCTCGAGAGTCAGAAGGAAATTCAAGAGATACTAACGGTATACAATTAGATTTAACTAGCTTCTCTTACAATGAAATTATTGAAGATATTCGTTCTCTTAATCTATTGGAAACCACGCCGATGACGGCAATGAATCTTTTATACCAACTGCAAAAAAGAATTAGTAGCTTATAG
- the hfq gene encoding RNA chaperone Hfq: MKNNINLQDVFLNQVRKENIQITIYLVNGFQLKGFVKGFDNYTIVLDSDGKQQLIYKHAISTILPITPINFMQSSKKQGE, translated from the coding sequence ATGAAAAACAACATCAATCTTCAAGATGTATTTTTGAATCAAGTTCGTAAAGAAAACATACAAATCACGATATACCTAGTTAATGGTTTTCAATTAAAGGGATTTGTTAAAGGATTCGACAATTATACCATTGTACTAGACAGTGATGGGAAGCAACAATTGATCTATAAACATGCTATTTCAACCATTCTGCCTATTACACCCATTAATTTTATGCAGTCATCAAAAAAACAAGGTGAGTAA
- a CDS encoding GTPase, with translation MPNCILIGKPNVGKTTLFLNFAEYLGVDTCEINVLTDKGEVRKRHYAIDIAKNMLIGPTPFKTKEVYEIHLSIPVYKGTVNCTFLDTGGLIDGIPQNDQVRTSMIQTLSTLQDAEILLHIIDVWAMDKNEINSLSQIDYQINEFASLKKAYCILANKMDKVQDKRILHDLKKKFPSTYIIPISATKKIGFKEVSMFVGRNS, from the coding sequence ATGCCTAACTGCATATTAATTGGCAAACCAAACGTGGGAAAAACAACTCTATTTTTAAATTTCGCAGAATACTTAGGGGTGGACACCTGTGAAATCAATGTACTAACCGATAAAGGTGAAGTAAGAAAAAGACATTACGCCATAGACATTGCAAAGAATATGTTAATCGGTCCAACACCTTTTAAAACCAAAGAAGTTTATGAAATTCACTTGTCAATTCCTGTTTATAAAGGAACTGTTAATTGTACTTTTTTAGATACCGGAGGTTTAATAGATGGCATTCCTCAAAATGACCAAGTGCGCACTTCGATGATTCAGACACTGAGCACGTTACAAGATGCAGAAATTCTATTACATATCATTGATGTTTGGGCAATGGACAAAAATGAAATTAATTCATTAAGTCAGATCGATTATCAAATTAACGAATTTGCTAGCCTCAAGAAGGCTTATTGTATTCTTGCTAATAAGATGGACAAAGTACAAGATAAGCGCATTCTCCATGATCTCAAAAAAAAGTTTCCTAGCACCTATATCATTCCTATATCTGCCACAAAAAAAATCGGCTTTAAAGAGGTGAGTATGTTTGTGGGGCGAAATAGTTAG
- a CDS encoding methionine gamma-lyase family protein, which translates to MMDSANHLLGTLFNISAGLLDKATRVEETLGDVFSQIDQVNQSNQYKVLKAMQECRLSDQHFNWTTGYGYNDIGREKVEAIYSMVFKAEDSIVRPTIANGTHALSLCLTGLLNPGDEMISVTGKPYDTLDELIGIRGNYKGSLINIGVKYKQVDFREGQVDFDAIDKSISKKTKLIYIQRSTGYGFRDAISISTIAEIVKLIKGRRSDIICMVDNCYGEFLETEEPTGVGVDILAGSLIKNPGGGIALGGGYIVGKKTLIEEVSYKLTSPGIGKECGLTFGQSRTMLQGLFLAPQIVSAAIKGAVFCSKLFEAEGYEVKPKYNDPRSDIIQSIKLGSELKVIAFCKGVQSAAPVDSFVTPEPWAMPGYDSSVIMAAGAFIQGSSIELSADAPIKPPYIVYFQGGLTYEHAKLGALKALQTIYDLNE; encoded by the coding sequence ATGATGGATTCAGCAAATCATTTACTAGGAACACTGTTCAATATCAGTGCGGGACTTTTAGATAAAGCAACTAGAGTAGAGGAGACTTTGGGGGACGTATTTAGTCAGATAGACCAAGTCAATCAATCCAATCAATATAAAGTATTAAAAGCGATGCAAGAATGCAGATTAAGTGACCAACACTTTAACTGGACAACTGGATATGGTTATAATGACATCGGCCGAGAAAAGGTAGAAGCGATTTATTCTATGGTCTTTAAGGCAGAGGATAGTATTGTTAGACCTACTATCGCAAATGGCACCCATGCCTTAAGTCTATGTCTAACTGGTTTACTAAATCCAGGAGATGAAATGATTTCTGTTACGGGTAAACCCTACGATACCCTAGATGAACTAATTGGAATTCGTGGTAATTATAAGGGGAGTTTAATCAATATTGGTGTTAAGTATAAACAAGTAGATTTTCGAGAAGGCCAGGTAGATTTTGATGCAATAGATAAATCCATTAGCAAAAAAACGAAACTTATCTATATCCAACGCTCTACCGGTTATGGATTTAGAGATGCTATCTCCATCTCAACCATTGCAGAAATTGTTAAACTGATCAAGGGTAGGAGATCCGATATCATATGCATGGTTGATAATTGCTATGGAGAGTTTTTGGAGACCGAAGAGCCAACAGGGGTTGGGGTAGATATCTTAGCTGGATCACTTATTAAAAACCCAGGAGGGGGCATCGCATTAGGTGGTGGCTATATCGTGGGTAAAAAAACTTTAATAGAAGAGGTATCCTATAAGCTTACCTCCCCAGGCATAGGAAAGGAATGTGGTTTAACCTTTGGTCAATCAAGAACAATGCTACAAGGATTATTTCTGGCGCCTCAAATTGTGAGTGCTGCCATAAAAGGTGCAGTTTTTTGTTCAAAGCTATTTGAAGCTGAAGGGTACGAAGTGAAACCCAAGTATAACGACCCAAGAAGTGATATCATACAATCTATCAAATTGGGTAGTGAATTAAAGGTAATTGCATTTTGTAAAGGAGTTCAATCAGCGGCGCCTGTGGACTCATTTGTGACACCAGAACCTTGGGCTATGCCTGGATACGATTCGTCTGTTATAATGGCCGCTGGGGCCTTTATACAAGGCTCTTCAATTGAGCTCAGTGCAGATGCACCTATCAAGCCTCCATATATTGTTTATTTCCAAGGCGGATTAACCTATGAACATGCTAAACTAGGAGCACTGAAGGCACTACAAACAATTTATGATCTTAATGAATAG
- a CDS encoding AAA family ATPase — protein MNYPFNAFRKGDISSNELIRQMIVFETTSQSQSQSEKPFISKEQDIQSLDNLLEELNELIGLKKVKVLVNEMIAYTEMQQIRRNAGLQSAPLVLHMIFKGNPGTGKTTIARLLGKIFCAMGILKKGHLIEIERADLVGEYIGHTAQKVKQQVKDALGGILFIDEAYSLARGGEKDFGKEAIDALVKAMEDHKDELILILAGYMEEMDEFLQINPGLQSRFPIHIDFEDYTIEELIDISELMVEQKEYVLSKSAKAKLYSLLASKKKRDGINSGNARLVRNLIEKAIRKQAVRLRHKSIYTRDDLMILLRNDFDFTEGEN, from the coding sequence ATGAATTATCCATTTAATGCCTTTCGCAAAGGTGATATTTCAAGTAATGAATTAATCCGTCAGATGATTGTTTTTGAAACGACCTCGCAATCCCAATCTCAATCTGAAAAGCCATTCATATCAAAGGAACAAGATATTCAATCTCTAGATAATCTATTAGAAGAGTTAAATGAATTAATCGGACTGAAAAAAGTCAAAGTACTTGTAAATGAAATGATAGCTTATACTGAAATGCAGCAAATAAGACGCAATGCTGGACTTCAATCCGCACCTTTAGTTTTACATATGATTTTCAAGGGTAATCCGGGCACAGGCAAAACAACCATTGCCAGACTTTTAGGAAAAATTTTTTGTGCCATGGGTATTTTAAAAAAAGGTCATTTAATTGAGATAGAACGGGCAGACCTTGTTGGGGAGTATATTGGTCATACTGCTCAAAAGGTAAAACAACAAGTAAAGGATGCATTAGGTGGCATTCTTTTTATTGATGAGGCATATTCTTTAGCAAGAGGAGGGGAAAAGGATTTTGGTAAGGAAGCCATAGACGCTTTAGTGAAGGCCATGGAGGACCATAAGGATGAATTGATACTGATTCTAGCAGGATATATGGAAGAAATGGATGAATTTCTTCAGATCAACCCAGGGCTACAGTCTAGATTTCCTATACACATCGATTTCGAAGACTATACAATTGAAGAATTGATTGATATATCAGAATTAATGGTTGAACAAAAAGAATATGTACTATCTAAATCTGCTAAAGCCAAATTATATAGTCTACTGGCTTCCAAGAAGAAGAGGGATGGCATCAATTCTGGAAATGCACGACTTGTTCGAAATCTAATTGAGAAAGCAATCAGGAAGCAAGCTGTTCGATTGAGGCACAAAAGTATTTACACACGAGATGATCTGATGATCTTGTTAAGAAACGACTTTGATTTTACGGAGGGTGAGAATTAA
- the miaA gene encoding tRNA (adenosine(37)-N6)-dimethylallyltransferase MiaA codes for MKKKILMLVGPTAVGKTETSIALCQRLKGEIISADSMQLYRHMNIGTAKPSLEEQQGIPHHLIDIIEPDASFTVADFQSEAARLIDAITKRNKFPIVAGGTGLYINSLLYDMDFTSAVSNWNLRQKLQKDAQLYGNEYVYKKLQDIDPNAATKIHPNNVKRVIRALEVNYESGENFGDFKNDIEKNTCYEPLLIGLTRDRSELYERINYRVDQMIETGLIEEVKNLLDCGYTPELIAFKGLGYKEIIAYLEGQYDLEEAITILKRDTRRYAKRQLTWFNRYQEIQWYNLTDQSSSNIIEAILKNVEGYFNLS; via the coding sequence TTGAAAAAAAAAATATTAATGCTTGTAGGTCCTACAGCTGTTGGTAAAACGGAAACAAGTATTGCTTTATGTCAGCGACTAAAGGGAGAAATTATCTCTGCTGACTCTATGCAACTTTATCGCCACATGAATATAGGCACCGCAAAACCCTCTTTAGAGGAACAACAGGGTATTCCACATCATCTAATTGATATTATTGAACCTGATGCTTCATTTACAGTGGCTGATTTTCAGTCAGAGGCAGCACGACTGATTGATGCCATAACGAAAAGAAATAAATTCCCTATTGTTGCTGGAGGTACTGGATTGTACATCAATTCACTTCTTTATGATATGGATTTTACCAGTGCGGTTTCAAACTGGAATCTTAGGCAGAAACTCCAGAAAGACGCTCAATTATATGGTAATGAATATGTATATAAAAAGCTTCAAGACATCGATCCTAATGCTGCAACCAAAATTCATCCCAACAATGTGAAACGTGTGATTCGAGCATTAGAGGTGAACTATGAATCCGGTGAAAATTTCGGAGATTTTAAAAATGACATTGAAAAGAACACCTGTTATGAGCCCTTACTCATTGGGTTAACCAGAGACCGTAGCGAGTTATATGAAAGAATCAACTATCGAGTAGATCAAATGATTGAAACTGGTTTAATTGAAGAAGTAAAGAATTTGCTAGATTGTGGGTATACCCCAGAATTAATAGCTTTTAAGGGTCTAGGCTATAAAGAAATCATTGCTTACTTAGAAGGTCAGTATGATCTTGAGGAAGCAATCACTATTTTAAAGAGAGACACCCGTAGATATGCTAAACGTCAACTAACTTGGTTTAATCGTTATCAGGAAATTCAGTGGTATAATTTAACGGATCAATCCTCTTCGAATATAATTGAAGCCATTCTGAAGAATGTAGAAGGATATTTCAATTTATCATAG